In a single window of the Nodularia spumigena CCY9414 genome:
- the priA gene encoding primosomal protein N': MYKNSINSRNLLVAEPGETYQSENVNRWIEVLVDCPGTTGLFTYRLPPQLKIKPGDILSVPFGTQKVGAIAIRLLTEPNKDLPAEKIKEVEDIVSEGFFPSTYWELLNRVAAYYYTPLIQVIRVALPPGLLGRSQRRIRLLRDAEINRQISSDLTFLSPAAQQVLNLLQSQAAGDYSFVYLQQKVKTAYRGVRELLRFGLVESYLEPPRLNRPKLQKAVTLIGSVDGDLTTRQREILEILRRRGGELWQTELLQICHASSSTLKTMAQKGYIVIEDKEVLRTEQGLPLAPDVPKTLNPHQANALSTIQAINGFAQVLLHGITGSGKTEVYLQAIAPLINQGKSALVLVPEIGLTPQLTDRFRARFGGKVSVYHSALSEGERYDTWRQMLTGEPQIVIGTRSAIFAPLPNLGLIILDEEHDSSFKQDSPIPTYHARTVAQWRAEIENCPLILGSATPSLESWVNLTHSPISTDTEDLTPLAPLPYKGMGEIHSPLLVGEGLGERSTHSYYLSLPERINSRPLPPVELVDMRLELQQGNRSIFSRSLQTALQQLEEKQQQGILFIHRRGHSTFVSCRSCGYVMECPHCDVSLSYHQTEEGAPQILRCHYCNYTRSHPPQCPECGSPYLKFFGSGTQRVAQELAKQFPQLSYIRFDSDTTRNKGSHRHLLTRFANGEAHLLIGTQMITKGLDLPQVTLVGVVSADGLLHLSDYRASERAFQTLTQVAGRAGRGDDPGRVIVQTYTPEHPVIGAVQQHDYQSFSQTELEERQALNYPPYGRLILLRLSSLDPIQVQNTAQIIATALSSSEGFDILGPAPASVMRVANRYRWQIMLKFDPDALPNLPDWDSVRSLCANSVSLTIDVDPLNII, from the coding sequence ATGTATAAAAACAGCATAAATTCACGAAATTTGTTAGTGGCTGAACCGGGAGAAACTTACCAGTCTGAAAATGTAAATCGCTGGATTGAAGTGCTGGTAGACTGTCCAGGAACTACGGGGTTATTTACTTATCGATTACCACCTCAGTTAAAAATAAAACCAGGTGATATTTTAAGTGTACCATTTGGGACTCAGAAAGTGGGAGCGATCGCCATTCGTTTATTGACAGAACCAAATAAGGATCTCCCAGCAGAAAAAATCAAGGAAGTAGAAGATATAGTCAGCGAAGGATTCTTCCCTAGCACCTATTGGGAATTATTAAATCGAGTAGCTGCATATTACTATACGCCTTTAATTCAGGTGATCCGGGTGGCATTACCACCAGGGTTATTAGGGCGATCGCAACGTCGTATCCGCTTGCTTCGGGACGCAGAAATAAACAGACAAATCTCCTCAGATTTAACTTTCCTGAGTCCCGCAGCCCAGCAAGTTTTAAACCTTTTACAATCTCAAGCAGCCGGAGATTACAGCTTCGTCTACCTGCAACAAAAAGTCAAAACAGCCTATCGAGGTGTACGGGAATTATTGCGATTTGGGTTAGTAGAAAGTTATTTAGAACCACCGCGACTAAATCGCCCCAAGCTACAAAAAGCAGTCACCTTAATTGGTTCGGTTGATGGTGATTTAACAACTCGTCAACGAGAAATTTTAGAAATATTGCGACGACGTGGGGGAGAATTATGGCAAACCGAACTCTTGCAAATTTGTCATGCTAGTTCCTCTACCCTGAAGACGATGGCACAAAAAGGCTACATTGTCATCGAAGACAAAGAAGTGCTGCGAACAGAACAGGGACTACCATTAGCGCCAGATGTCCCCAAAACCTTAAATCCTCATCAAGCAAATGCCTTAAGCACCATACAAGCCATCAATGGTTTTGCTCAAGTCTTGTTACATGGGATTACAGGTTCGGGCAAAACAGAGGTATATTTACAAGCGATCGCCCCGCTAATCAACCAAGGAAAATCCGCCCTCGTCTTAGTTCCAGAAATTGGACTCACACCCCAGCTAACAGACAGATTCCGCGCGCGTTTCGGCGGTAAAGTTAGCGTTTATCACAGCGCCCTTTCCGAAGGCGAACGGTATGATACTTGGCGACAAATGCTCACCGGGGAACCCCAAATAGTCATCGGGACTCGTAGCGCCATTTTCGCCCCATTACCCAATTTAGGTTTAATCATCTTAGACGAAGAACACGACAGCAGCTTTAAACAAGATTCCCCCATTCCCACCTACCACGCCCGCACCGTCGCCCAATGGCGCGCCGAAATAGAAAATTGTCCTTTAATTCTCGGTTCCGCCACCCCTTCATTAGAAAGTTGGGTAAATCTCACCCACTCCCCAATATCCACGGATACAGAAGACCTAACCCCCCTAGCCCCCCTTCCCTACAAGGGAATGGGGGAAATTCACTCCCCTCTCCTTGTAGGAGAGGGGTTGGGGGAGAGGTCAACCCACTCCTATTACCTTTCCCTCCCCGAACGCATCAACTCGCGCCCATTACCACCGGTGGAATTAGTCGATATGCGGTTAGAGTTACAGCAGGGAAATCGTTCTATATTTAGTAGGTCGTTACAAACAGCTTTACAGCAACTAGAAGAGAAGCAACAACAGGGAATTTTATTTATTCATCGTCGGGGACACAGTACCTTTGTTTCTTGTCGCAGTTGTGGTTATGTGATGGAATGTCCCCATTGTGATGTGTCGCTATCCTATCACCAGACAGAAGAAGGAGCGCCGCAAATACTACGCTGTCATTACTGTAACTATACGCGATCGCATCCTCCCCAATGCCCCGAATGCGGTTCACCTTACCTCAAGTTCTTTGGTAGCGGGACTCAGCGCGTCGCTCAAGAATTAGCAAAACAGTTTCCCCAGTTGAGTTATATCCGTTTTGATAGCGATACCACCCGCAACAAAGGCTCACACCGTCACCTCTTAACTCGATTTGCTAACGGTGAAGCTCATTTATTAATAGGGACACAAATGATTACCAAAGGGTTAGATTTACCCCAGGTGACATTGGTAGGTGTTGTCTCTGCTGATGGTTTGCTGCATTTATCAGATTATCGCGCCAGTGAACGCGCATTTCAAACATTAACTCAAGTAGCAGGTCGGGCTGGTAGAGGCGATGATCCCGGTAGAGTTATTGTGCAGACTTACACCCCAGAACATCCCGTAATTGGGGCGGTACAACAACATGATTATCAGTCTTTTTCCCAAACTGAATTAGAAGAACGCCAAGCGCTGAATTATCCCCCCTATGGACGGTTAATTTTATTGCGTTTGAGTAGTTTAGATCCCATTCAAGTCCAGAACACAGCGCAAATTATCGCCACAGCTTTAAGTTCTAGCGAAGGATTTGATATTCTCGGCCCAGCCCCAGCTAGTGTTATGCGGGTAGCTAACCGTTATCGTTGGCAAATTATGCTCAAATTTGATCCCGATGCTTTACCAAATTTACCTGATTGGGATTCAGTGCGATCGCTTTGTGCTAATTCTGTGAGTTTAACTATAGATGTAGACCCATTAAACATCATCTAA
- a CDS encoding RpoD/SigA family RNA polymerase sigma factor: MYQTKQQSLKETMNIAELGTMEILETTVEHEDQTLELLEPVVESEPPIIENLESDERDGDDMAAARPSGYNKTEHDDAVGAFFKEMARYPLLKPDEEVELARRVRFLEEVREVQAALELELGQPTTKVQVAGQLEMTEKQLESRLYQGRVAKRKMIRSNLRLVVSIAKRYLNRGVPFLDLIQEGAMGLNRATEKFDPDKGYKFSTYAYWWIRQAITRAIANDARTIRLPIHIVEKLNKLKKAQRELKQKLCRNPNEAEMAEALEISVQQLRQLQQLRRQALSLNHRVGKEEDTELMDLLEDEDNLSPEAKMNENMMRQEIWEVLGDVLTPREKDVISLRYGLTTSEPCTLEEVGNMFNLSRERVRQIQSKAMRKLRRPHIAKRLKGWLI, encoded by the coding sequence ATGTACCAAACAAAGCAACAATCCCTAAAGGAAACTATGAACATTGCTGAATTGGGAACAATGGAAATACTGGAAACTACTGTTGAACATGAAGATCAGACACTCGAACTTCTAGAACCAGTGGTGGAGTCAGAACCCCCAATCATCGAAAATCTGGAATCAGACGAACGTGATGGGGATGACATGGCGGCGGCTCGGCCTTCAGGATACAATAAAACCGAGCATGATGATGCTGTAGGCGCGTTTTTTAAAGAAATGGCGCGTTATCCGTTGTTAAAACCCGACGAAGAGGTAGAGTTAGCACGGCGAGTCAGGTTTCTAGAGGAAGTTAGGGAAGTCCAAGCTGCTTTGGAATTAGAACTGGGACAGCCAACCACTAAGGTACAAGTAGCCGGACAGCTAGAAATGACGGAAAAGCAACTGGAAAGTCGCTTGTATCAAGGTCGAGTGGCGAAACGCAAAATGATTCGTTCCAACCTGAGATTGGTGGTGTCAATCGCCAAGCGCTACCTGAATCGGGGCGTACCGTTTCTGGATTTAATTCAGGAGGGCGCAATGGGTTTAAATCGGGCGACAGAAAAATTTGATCCCGATAAAGGTTATAAGTTTTCGACCTACGCCTACTGGTGGATTAGACAAGCAATTACACGGGCGATCGCCAATGATGCGCGTACTATCCGTTTACCTATCCACATTGTTGAAAAACTTAACAAGCTGAAAAAAGCCCAACGGGAACTCAAGCAAAAACTTTGTCGCAATCCCAATGAAGCCGAAATGGCGGAAGCTTTGGAAATTAGCGTCCAACAACTGCGCCAATTGCAACAACTCAGGCGACAAGCTCTTTCTCTCAATCACCGTGTAGGTAAAGAGGAAGACACAGAACTCATGGATTTGCTAGAAGATGAGGATAACTTATCTCCCGAAGCAAAAATGAATGAAAACATGATGCGTCAGGAGATTTGGGAGGTCTTGGGTGATGTGCTAACTCCCAGGGAGAAAGACGTGATTTCTTTGCGCTACGGTTTGACTACCAGCGAACCCTGTACCTTAGAAGAAGTGGGTAATATGTTCAATTTGTCCCGTGAACGAGTCCGCCAAATTCAAAGTAAAGCGATGCGGAAACTACGTCGCCCTCATATCGCCAAGCGTTTAAAGGGATGGTTAATTTAA
- a CDS encoding GNAT family N-acetyltransferase, producing MTSRSDLILRFAEPADSNVLFDLIKGLAKYEELSHAVTGNALDLQEHLFGSPKYIEAILAEYAGQAVGFALFFYNYSTFLTKPGIYLEDLFVLPEYRRQGIGKALLSKLAQIAVERNCGRLEWSVLDWNESAQAFYRSMGASILDDWRICRVTEKAMQELANKG from the coding sequence ATGACTTCTCGTAGCGATTTGATTTTGCGTTTTGCTGAACCAGCTGATAGCAACGTACTGTTTGATTTAATTAAGGGACTGGCTAAGTACGAAGAATTATCTCACGCCGTAACTGGGAATGCTTTGGATCTCCAGGAGCATTTATTTGGCTCGCCGAAGTATATTGAGGCAATATTAGCAGAATATGCAGGGCAAGCTGTTGGTTTTGCCCTGTTTTTTTATAATTATTCTACCTTTCTAACTAAGCCAGGAATTTATTTAGAAGATTTGTTTGTATTGCCAGAATATCGCCGTCAAGGCATCGGAAAAGCTCTTTTATCTAAATTAGCCCAAATAGCTGTAGAGCGCAATTGTGGACGCTTAGAGTGGAGTGTATTGGATTGGAATGAGTCGGCGCAGGCATTCTATCGCAGTATGGGCGCTAGTATTTTAGATGATTGGCGAATTTGTCGCGTTACTGAAAAAGCGATGCAAGAGTTAGCAAATAAAGGTTGA
- the petJ gene encoding cytochrome c6 PetJ, translating into MKRIISLLLLGITIFTFAFSSPALAADTVNGAKIFGANCAACHAGGRNLVQAQKTLKKDALEKYGLYSAEAIISQVTKGKNAMPAFKGRLKSEQIENVAAYVLEQADKGW; encoded by the coding sequence ATGAAAAGAATAATTTCCTTGCTACTTTTAGGCATCACTATCTTCACCTTTGCCTTTAGTAGTCCAGCTTTAGCAGCAGATACAGTCAATGGAGCTAAAATATTTGGTGCTAATTGTGCTGCTTGTCATGCTGGTGGTAGAAACCTAGTTCAAGCTCAAAAAACTTTGAAAAAGGACGCTTTAGAAAAGTATGGTTTGTACTCAGCAGAGGCAATTATTAGTCAGGTGACAAAGGGTAAAAATGCTATGCCTGCTTTTAAAGGTCGTTTAAAATCAGAGCAGATTGAAAATGTGGCTGCTTACGTACTCGAACAAGCAGATAAAGGTTGGTAG
- the petJ gene encoding cytochrome c6 PetJ, producing the protein MQKLLILLLVTIFLSFNNFTLPAIAAETNHGAEVFSVHCAGCHINGGNIIRRGKNLKKPALKRYGMDTIEAVTSIITNGKNNMSAYQDRLTPQEIQEVATYVLEQAQTGWR; encoded by the coding sequence GTGCAAAAACTACTAATATTGTTATTAGTGACAATTTTCCTATCATTCAATAATTTTACCTTACCTGCGATCGCTGCCGAAACAAATCATGGCGCGGAAGTTTTTAGCGTTCATTGTGCGGGGTGTCATATCAATGGCGGTAACATTATCCGCCGGGGGAAAAACTTAAAAAAGCCAGCCCTAAAAAGATATGGTATGGACACCATAGAGGCAGTTACATCTATAATTACCAATGGTAAAAATAATATGTCAGCCTATCAAGACCGCCTAACTCCCCAGGAAATTCAAGAAGTTGCAACTTATGTCCTCGAACAAGCCCAAACAGGTTGGCGTTAA
- a CDS encoding VOC family protein: protein MQPSTTPKTTLVAGNLRCVHHIALNVQDMQASRYFYGTVLGLHELTGDEVPATLIELVNTGKVANFVTPDGTILDLFWEPELSPPDPNPEKTFTRAYHLAFDIDPRLFESAVAVLKENEIAIAHGPVTRPTGKGVYFYDPDGLMLEIRCNPEQEINK, encoded by the coding sequence ATGCAACCTAGCACTACCCCCAAAACCACCCTTGTAGCCGGAAACCTGCGTTGTGTCCATCATATTGCGCTCAACGTCCAGGATATGCAAGCTTCTCGGTACTTTTACGGTACTGTTTTAGGTTTGCATGAACTGACAGGGGATGAAGTTCCAGCCACTTTAATAGAACTGGTGAATACAGGAAAAGTCGCCAATTTTGTTACCCCCGATGGGACAATTTTAGACTTATTTTGGGAACCGGAATTATCACCACCAGATCCCAATCCCGAAAAGACTTTTACTAGAGCATACCATCTGGCCTTTGATATAGATCCGCGATTATTTGAGTCAGCTGTGGCAGTACTCAAAGAAAATGAGATTGCGATCGCACATGGTCCAGTTACACGCCCTACAGGTAAAGGCGTATACTTTTATGATCCAGATGGCTTGATGCTCGAAATTCGTTGCAATCCAGAACAAGAAATCAATAAATAA
- the cobM gene encoding precorrin-4 C(11)-methyltransferase has protein sequence MKSNLSIMNSAVYIVGAGPGDPELLTVKAQKLLANGDVILFADSLIPEEILHLCREDAEIIPTANKTLEEIIELMMERVRSHKSVIRLHSGDPSLYSAIHEQMQLLAAANIPFEVIPGISAFQAAAAKLKIELTVPGLVQTIILTRISGRTEVPASEELATLAAHQASLCLYLSARHIENAQAKLLEHYPADTPIAICFRIGWPDEKIMVVPLNEMAKCTQEENLMRTTLYLISPALSQTKELWSKSGQRRSRLYHPEHSHIFRSSHH, from the coding sequence ATGAAAAGTAATCTCAGTATTATGAATTCAGCCGTTTACATTGTGGGAGCAGGCCCCGGAGACCCTGAATTATTAACGGTGAAAGCTCAAAAACTGCTGGCTAATGGGGATGTGATTTTATTTGCTGACTCTTTAATACCAGAAGAGATTTTGCATTTATGCCGAGAAGATGCAGAAATTATTCCTACGGCAAATAAGACTTTAGAAGAGATTATAGAGCTGATGATGGAACGAGTGCGATCGCATAAATCTGTGATTCGTCTCCATTCGGGTGATCCTAGTCTTTACAGCGCTATTCATGAGCAAATGCAACTCTTAGCCGCAGCCAATATTCCCTTTGAAGTTATACCAGGTATTAGCGCCTTTCAAGCCGCAGCCGCCAAACTCAAAATAGAATTAACTGTCCCCGGTTTAGTGCAAACCATTATCCTCACCCGCATTAGTGGACGAACAGAAGTCCCAGCCAGTGAAGAATTAGCCACCCTCGCGGCACATCAGGCTAGTCTTTGTCTCTACCTGAGTGCGCGCCACATTGAAAACGCCCAAGCTAAACTCCTAGAACATTACCCAGCCGATACCCCCATAGCCATTTGCTTTCGCATTGGATGGCCTGACGAAAAAATCATGGTTGTCCCCCTGAACGAAATGGCAAAATGTACCCAGGAAGAAAACTTAATGCGTACCACACTTTACCTAATTAGTCCAGCACTTTCACAGACAAAAGAGCTATGGTCTAAGTCCGGCCAAAGGCGATCGCGATTATATCATCCAGAACATAGCCATATATTTCGCTCATCGCATCATTAG
- the lgt gene encoding prolipoprotein diacylglyceryl transferase: MVLDISTLPLAFQFTSPGPVIVEIGPITIRWYGLLIATAVLIGVSLSQYLAKRRNVNPELVSDLSIWLVIGAIPAARLYYVLFQWSEYSQHPERIIAIWQGGIAIHGAIIGGTLAALIFAKVNQVSFWQLTDLVAPSLILGQAIGRWGNFFNSEAFGRPTNLPWKLYIPLQNRPPTLANFEYFHPTFLYESLWNLIVFALLMALFFRGLSGKPRLRLGTLFLAYLVAYSFGRLWIEGFRIDSLMLGPLRIAQVVSLSGILVGLAGLAWLYLLKRPLPDVVSPPNADERMRG, translated from the coding sequence ATGGTACTGGATATATCCACTTTGCCTTTAGCGTTTCAATTCACCTCTCCTGGCCCGGTTATCGTCGAGATAGGACCAATAACTATCCGTTGGTATGGCTTGTTAATTGCTACAGCAGTATTAATCGGTGTTAGCCTTTCCCAGTATCTGGCAAAGCGCCGTAATGTTAACCCAGAATTGGTCAGTGATTTATCAATTTGGCTGGTAATTGGGGCGATTCCCGCAGCCAGGCTGTATTATGTTTTATTTCAATGGTCAGAATATTCCCAGCATCCAGAACGGATAATTGCGATTTGGCAAGGAGGAATTGCCATTCACGGGGCGATTATTGGTGGTACTTTAGCAGCATTAATCTTTGCCAAAGTCAATCAGGTGTCTTTTTGGCAACTGACTGATTTAGTCGCGCCTTCGCTGATTTTAGGACAAGCAATTGGACGTTGGGGAAATTTCTTTAACTCCGAAGCTTTTGGTCGTCCGACAAATTTACCTTGGAAGCTATATATACCACTACAAAACCGTCCTCCAACCTTAGCTAATTTTGAATACTTCCATCCCACATTCCTCTACGAATCGCTGTGGAATTTAATTGTATTCGCTTTGCTCATGGCTTTATTTTTTCGGGGTTTATCTGGGAAGCCACGCTTGCGCTTAGGTACGCTATTTTTAGCTTATTTAGTAGCTTACAGCTTCGGCCGCCTGTGGATTGAAGGTTTTCGCATTGATAGCTTAATGTTGGGGCCGCTTCGCATTGCACAAGTTGTGAGTTTAAGCGGTATTCTTGTGGGTTTAGCTGGGTTAGCTTGGCTTTATTTACTTAAACGCCCTTTACCCGATGTAGTTTCGCCACCAAATGCAGATGAGAGGATGAGGGGATGA
- the coaD gene encoding pantetheine-phosphate adenylyltransferase gives MIAIYPGSFDPITLGHLDIIQRGSRLFDLVIVAVLRNPHKIPLFTVQERLDQIRRTTQHLSNVEVDGFDGLTVNYAQQRQAEVLLRGLRAISDFEVELQMAHTNKTISTQIETVFLATSNEYSFLSSSVVKEIARFGGSVDHLVPEEIALDIYKCYNHTSPMANPTTTEAIPLVKSIPTEREA, from the coding sequence GTGATTGCTATTTATCCTGGCAGCTTTGACCCTATTACTTTAGGTCACCTTGATATCATTCAGCGTGGTAGTCGGCTGTTTGACTTGGTGATTGTTGCTGTACTGCGGAATCCTCACAAAATACCTCTGTTTACTGTGCAGGAAAGATTGGATCAGATTCGCCGCACTACTCAACATCTGTCTAATGTGGAAGTAGACGGTTTTGACGGTCTGACTGTGAATTATGCCCAACAACGACAAGCAGAGGTTTTGTTACGGGGTTTACGGGCAATTTCTGACTTTGAAGTTGAGCTGCAAATGGCTCATACCAATAAAACTATTTCCACTCAAATAGAAACAGTTTTTCTTGCCACATCGAATGAGTATAGTTTTTTAAGTAGTAGTGTGGTAAAAGAGATTGCAAGGTTTGGTGGATCTGTTGATCATCTCGTTCCCGAAGAAATTGCCCTAGATATATACAAATGCTACAATCACACATCTCCAATGGCCAACCCAACAACAACGGAAGCTATCCCCCTAGTGAAGAGTATTCCAACGGAACGGGAAGCGTAA
- a CDS encoding DivIVA domain-containing protein, translating to MLQSHISNGQPNNNGSYPPSEEYSNGTGSVNILQELNVLEDLILYGFRVPLIGRTLVDEDKLIEQIDFIRVSLPAIFQEAALVLQQKNDVLLEAEEYGQQVISAAQAKRAQILAQSDIIRQVEQEAEQLRRQVQEECEAMMQATLTEIDQKRRSCQEELEEMRQTAIAQAQTIENGADEYADSVLDGIEQDLKDMLRIITNGRQQLRPDVTSQRNSPPPKKK from the coding sequence ATGCTACAATCACACATCTCCAATGGCCAACCCAACAACAACGGAAGCTATCCCCCTAGTGAAGAGTATTCCAACGGAACGGGAAGCGTAAATATCCTCCAGGAACTGAATGTTTTAGAGGATTTAATTCTCTATGGTTTTCGTGTTCCTTTGATTGGACGCACTCTTGTTGATGAGGATAAGTTAATCGAACAGATTGATTTTATTCGGGTTTCTTTACCAGCGATTTTTCAGGAAGCAGCTCTGGTTCTGCAACAAAAGAATGATGTTTTGCTCGAAGCTGAAGAATATGGACAGCAAGTAATTTCGGCTGCCCAAGCTAAACGAGCGCAAATTTTAGCCCAGAGTGATATTATCAGACAGGTAGAACAGGAAGCTGAACAGTTGCGGCGACAAGTTCAGGAGGAGTGTGAGGCGATGATGCAAGCTACTCTGACTGAAATTGACCAAAAGCGGCGTAGTTGTCAAGAGGAGTTGGAGGAAATGCGACAAACTGCGATCGCACAAGCTCAAACTATTGAAAATGGCGCTGATGAATACGCTGATAGTGTGTTGGATGGTATCGAACAAGACTTGAAGGATATGTTACGTATTATTACAAATGGGCGGCAACAATTACGACCAGATGTGACTTCACAGCGTAATTCTCCACCTCCTAAGAAAAAGTAG
- a CDS encoding TldD/PmbA family protein — translation MKLTELSTLEISFNQLIETLLIKKTETEQFTLKLSSEQSQFTRFNHGKVRQTGLVADGSIELTLMEDQRSSFRSFPFTGNWQIDWQTAYTALLELRQELILLPIDPYLVLPSGNNTSREINSGELLAAESVVPTLLELVAELDFTGMYAGGIVIKAYGDSQGQKHWFATDTFTLDYSLFDNCGQAVKGIFAGSNWDEAAYMAKINEAKTQLELLSRPAKQLTRGQYKTYFAPAAVADLLGMLSWSAVSEADLQQGNSALAMLSRQEKQLSPQFSLKENFQQGFVPRFNQLGEMVAPELPIIEKGILVNTLVNSRTAKEYGKAANGANSSETLRAPEISPGNLGFEEILQSLDTGLYISNLHYLNWSDRPTGRITGMTRYACFWVENGEIIAPIENLRFDESLYRFWGDNLVEFTNFQEFIPEVGTYESRDLGGSLVPGMLVNNFTYTL, via the coding sequence ATGAAACTAACAGAATTATCTACCTTAGAAATCAGCTTTAATCAACTAATAGAAACCCTACTCATTAAAAAAACCGAAACCGAACAATTCACCCTCAAACTTAGCAGCGAACAAAGCCAATTTACCCGCTTCAATCATGGGAAAGTGAGACAAACAGGATTAGTTGCAGATGGTTCCATAGAACTAACCTTAATGGAAGACCAGCGCAGCAGCTTTCGCTCCTTTCCCTTCACTGGAAATTGGCAAATAGATTGGCAAACAGCATACACAGCTTTACTCGAACTCCGCCAAGAACTTATACTATTACCAATAGACCCTTATTTAGTTTTACCATCAGGAAATAATACCAGTCGAGAAATAAACTCAGGGGAATTATTAGCAGCAGAATCAGTAGTACCAACTTTATTAGAACTGGTAGCTGAATTAGATTTTACCGGGATGTATGCGGGTGGAATTGTAATTAAAGCTTATGGTGATTCTCAGGGTCAAAAACACTGGTTTGCAACTGATACTTTTACCTTAGATTATTCTTTGTTTGATAACTGTGGACAAGCAGTTAAAGGTATATTTGCGGGGAGTAATTGGGATGAAGCTGCTTACATGGCCAAGATAAACGAAGCGAAAACCCAACTGGAATTACTTTCCCGTCCCGCGAAACAATTAACACGAGGACAGTATAAAACTTATTTTGCACCTGCGGCTGTGGCGGATTTATTGGGGATGCTTTCTTGGTCTGCTGTGAGTGAAGCTGATTTACAACAGGGAAACAGTGCTTTGGCGATGCTATCACGCCAAGAAAAACAACTTTCGCCCCAGTTTAGTTTAAAGGAAAACTTTCAACAGGGGTTTGTACCAAGATTTAATCAATTGGGGGAAATGGTAGCCCCGGAATTACCTATAATTGAAAAGGGGATTTTAGTCAATACTCTAGTTAATTCTCGCACGGCGAAGGAATATGGCAAAGCAGCCAACGGTGCGAATAGTTCCGAAACTTTACGCGCGCCGGAAATCAGTCCGGGGAATTTAGGTTTTGAGGAGATTTTGCAGAGTTTAGATACAGGACTATATATATCGAACTTGCATTACTTGAACTGGAGCGATCGCCCCACTGGTAGAATTACAGGTATGACTCGTTATGCTTGCTTTTGGGTAGAAAACGGTGAAATCATCGCCCCCATAGAAAACTTACGCTTTGATGAAAGCCTCTATCGCTTCTGGGGAGATAATCTCGTAGAATTCACCAATTTTCAGGAATTTATCCCCGAAGTCGGAACCTATGAAAGTCGAGACTTGGGAGGTAGTTTGGTTCCGGGGATGTTGGTTAATAATTTCACTTACACCTTGTAA